A region of the Stieleria neptunia genome:
AGCTTCTTCGGCCACTGCTTCTGCGGGCACAGTGTCCTCCGCCCCGGCAGACACCAGGTCCATCGCCGTCACCCGCACGGGACAGCGGAGGCGACCGCGCAGCAAATCGGTTTCTGTCAGCGGCAACCAGACGCGGTCGATCCACTCGCCGATCGACAACGGCAGCGACTGGGGAACCGCATCACCGGCCTGAGCATCCAATGCCCCCCTGGCCAACGGCGAAACACAGCGATCGGGCATCATCGGGATCGGCTCGTCACGCATGGTTGCGATCGAATGGGCAACCGCCTCCGCCTCAAACAGCGTCACGTCATACCCCAGAAAGCGACCGTAAAGTGCCGCTTCGATGCCCAGCGGCCCGGCTCCGATCACGGCGATCGATCCAGGCGGTTCCAATGTCGCAGTCGTTTCAGTCATCATCTCAGAAAAGGTGTCCGACACCTTTTTGGCTAAATAGGGAATTTGCGAGGACGTCCGCGTGGACGCATGGTTGATTCCAAGTCGAGTCGACGAGCGGTCGACTCGACCCAGGTTTCGTCTCCGAACGGGACTCCCCGCTTGATGCACCAATGAAGTTGCTCGCGTTCTTTCTCCGAAAACGCCATCGACACCCATTCGGTCCAACCAGGCCGTCGGGGAATCGGCCACGGGGACAGTAGTTTTTTTTCATTGGACGATCCATGCCGCCACCGCCAAAGACTGCTCCATCTCCATTGATCCGCCTGCTGACACAGATTGCCCGACAGTGCGTTGCGTTCGACGTAGCGACAAAGTGTCAAAAAGTGCTCATCGCATTGCACGGGAAATGACTTGAATCGCCCTTGATAGAGATGACCTTCACCGGTGGATTCATAATGAGCATGATAGCGCTGGGTGTGGGTCAAGCATAGCCATTGCCCAAAACGCCCCATTTCCCCATCCACCTCGGGACTGACCACGAGATGCCAATGATTGGGCATCACGCAGTAGCTATACAGTTTAATTTTTGAACGCTCGACGGCTTGCCGCAAGATCTCTTCGAACGCGACGTAGTCGGCTTCCTTATGGAAGATTTCGTCTCGCCGATTGGCGCGATTGAGCATGTGATAAACACACCCCGCCTCATCGGCCCGTTTGGGTCGTCCCATCGCCACTCCCTCGCCAGCAAAGCGGGAATCCTACCGCCGCAAAATTGCCTAGTCAACCAAAAAGGTGTCGGACACCTTTTCCGAGAGACTGCAAGTCGATCGGCGGCTGGTCACCGGCCATCACGTCGGCCAGGCACGTGGCGGTCCCGGGCGAGAGATGAATGCCGCTGCGGAAATGCCCCGCGGCAACAAAGATCGACTCGCTATCAGGCAATTTGCCACAGATCGGGAATCCATCAAACGTCATCGGCCGCAGACCGGACCAGGCCCCCAGCTCGCGCGCCTTTCTCAGCGGCGGACAAATACGGTGGGCGAACTCGCGAAACTCCGTCAGCATCGCCGGCGTCGTCCCGCGTTGGAACCCCACCTCTTCTTCGCACGAACCGACCAACACGGCACCGTCACGTCGCGGCACAAAATAACGCTGACCAAAGTTGATGATGCTGGACAAAACCGGCCGCTCCGTTTTCAGTAACAACACCTGGCCGCGGACCGGCACCAGACTGGTCGCCAGCTTCAACCGCTCGGCCATGAAACCGCTCCACGTGCCGCCACAAACCACAACCTGCCCGGCGTGCACCTGACGTCGCGGCTGATGCCGACCTTCCACCGACACCGTCACGTCCGAACCGTCTTCGCGGAGATCGACCACACGGGACCGATCCAGAAACGTCACCCCCGACCGATCACAGGCACCGATCAAGGCCTGCAAGAACAGCGGCGGACAAATCTGGTACTCATCGGGCACCCACCAGGCCCTGGCACGCGACTCACGATCGGCCCAACTCGCCAGCGCCGGCTCGCGCGAGCTCAACTCCCCCAGCGACCTCTCCTGGCATTCGATCGACAACTCGCGCCAATAGGAAACCATGCCCACCATCGATGCGGTCTCACCGGCGGTGTCCGACAGATACCATCCGCCGCAACGCGCCAACTGTGAATCCACCCCCGACTCCGCCTTCAACCGCTCCACCCACTCGGGAAACAGTTGGTGACTGAGTCCTCGCAGCCGATCCATCGGGTCGGTCGCACTGTCGAGATTCGCCGGCGGAAGAATGCCCGCCGCAGCCCACGAGGTGGCGGATCGAAACGGTGTGCCGATCGAGCACGCATCGGTTTCCTCGACGACCAAACGGTCCCGATCGATGACCGTCACGGTTCGGCCGCGACGAGCCAATTCATAGGCCAGCGTCAAACCGATGGCACCGGCGCCAATCACCACCACGTCCGTCTTCATGCCAATCCCCGCTGCGAGACCGCTTGTTCGACTGTCCGATAGAGCGACGGGTGCCGCGTCTCGCCGCTGCACGCCTTCAATTGAATCAGCAATCGCTCCAACTCCTTGATCGTGTCGACGTCTTCCATCGGGGGCAACGTCGCCAACCGTAACCCCGCCTGCTCCGCGCGTCGACAGGTCAGATCAAACACCGAATCGCTGCTCCAAGGCATCTCGTCCATCAACCCCTGATACACGTCTCGCCACGGGCCGCGCAAACCGATCAAATAGTAGCCGCCGTCGATTGCCGGCCCCAGGACCACGTCGTGTTCACCCAGCAACTCACCGGCCCGGTCGACCACCGCACCGTCCAGCAGGGGGCAATCGGCACCAATCAGAACCCGATCGACATCCGGCTCGGTGGCTTGCTTGAACCAGGCTTTCATCCGGCACCCCAGATCACCGTCGGCCTGGAACCCGATCCCCCAACCCGACGGCAACAACGCCGCAAAGTCCGCTTGCCGGTCTCGGGGCGTGATCACAAACGAACGCTCCTCCGCGACGGCGGCCAGTTGGGTGGCCAGATGCTGACAGAACGCCCGATGCACGTCGGCGGCATGGCGCATGCCGATCGCGGCACCCAGCCGGGTTTTCACCCGCCCCGACGCCCAGTACTTGGCCATCACGCCCAAAATCAGTTTTCGACTAGAACTTCGATGCATCCAAGCCAACGGTTTCGTCAAAGGTGGTGAAGGGTCAAACAAGGGTCAAACCGATGGAAAGACGACCGCCATTATCCACCCGGAGGCTTCCTTGAGCACCCCAGCGGCCTGTCGATTGAACCGATGTTCCGAAATCAACGCGATCGCATGCGGCCCAACGCGTATGCGAGGCACGCCACGTGGCCCCTTGCCGACGCGTGCGGGCGCCACTCGACGGGCCGCCAGGGGAACGTGCCCGGGGAATCCGTGGGCGACTCGGCATCGGATCGATGGCCCGGTTCAACCGCTAAAACCAAACCCCGCGTGACATTTACCGCGGCAGATTCCCTCTGATTGGTGTGATTCTTGTCGTCAATGCGGTTACCATACGAGTTGGGCGTGACCGGACGTCGCCGCAACTTTATTTGTGAAAATCGTTTTCCGATTTTCCACGTTCCTCTCCAATGAGGCGCGTCAGTTGCGTAGACTTCTCGTCTCGCCAATATTGATAACCTGGAAAATCTGGCACCCCGCACCACGAACCCTGGTGCCGCCAGACCACCAACACGGTCACTTATGTCGGAACCGTCGCCCCAAAAGTTTCTAGAGCTGGTCGAGAAAAGCCGCCTGGTCGATCCAGTCAAAATGAAGCGGTTGACGGAGAAGGTTCGCGAACACTACGACGGCGGGTTGCCGAAAGACGCTCAAACGTTGGCCCGCTTGTTCGTCAAGAACGGATTGCTGACCGAGTGGCACAATGAAAAGCTGCTCAACGGAAAATACAAAGGCTTCTTTTTAGGCAAGTACAAGCTGCTCGGCCACATCGGCACCGGTGGGATGAGCAGCGTCTATCTGGCCGAACACACCAAATTGCATGACCGTCGTGCGATCAAGGTGTTGCCCAAAAAACGCGTCTCGGATTCGTCTTATCTGGCTCGGTTTCAACTCGAAGCCAAAGCGATCGCGTCGCTGAATCATCCGAACATCGTCCTGGCCTACGACATCGATAACGAAGGCGATGTGCACTACATCGTGATGGAATACGTCGACGGCCTGGATCTGCAAGCGTTGGTCAAACGCGACGGCGCCCTGGATCCGTCGACGGCTGCCGAAGTGATCGGGCAAGCCGCCCGCGGTCTGGCCCACGCCCACTCCAAAAACGTGATTCACCGCGACGTCAAACCGGCCAACCTGCTACTCGATTCCTCCCACACCGTCCGCCTACTCGACATGGGACTGGCACTGATGGGGGCCGAAGAAGACGAATCGCTGACGGTGGCCAACAACGAAAACGTCCTCGGCACCGCGGATTACCTGGCCCCCGAACAAGCCCTCAACAGCCATACCGTGGATCATCGTGCCGACATCTACGGACTCGGATGCACGATGTACTTTCTGTTGACCGGCCAACCGCCGTTCAACCAAGGCACCTTGGCCCAGCGGATCGCGATGCATCAAAAAGAGATGCCCAAACCGATCCGCGAGATCCGCCGCAATGTCCCCGGCGAACTGGAGGGCATTTGCGTCAAAATGATCCAAAAGGATCCCAAGTATCGCTACCAATCGGCGACCGACGTGGCCGAAGTCCTGGAGCGATTCGTGGCCAAAGTCCCGCGCGGCCAAAAAGTAACCATCGGACTGGGCGAGCTGCCGGATCTCGACGGAGACGGTTCGTCATCGATCTCGCTGGACGACAACGACGTCCGCCCCAACCAGGGCGGCGACACCCTGTCCAACAAAAACGACGACACGCTGGCCAGCAGCCGCAGTCGGCTGATCCGCGGCGAAGGGTTAAGCGCCAACGACAGCGGAAAGATGATCAATGTGAAACGCTCCAAAATCGACTTCAATGACAACAGCTTCTTGGACCTGCAAGTCGAATCGGGCTACGGCGGGGCGACCGCTCGGCAGCCCCCCGCCGAAAAACCGAAGTCGGTGATCGGCAAGCGCCAGCACTATCCCGAACGCACCGACGGACGTTCCAGCGTTCACGTCGGGGGCGAATCCGACGTTCATAAAGTGGACAGCCGAAAGCCGGTCAAAGAAAAAGGCGTCGATAAAGTACTGATCGCCGCGCTCCTGGTCGCCTTTTTTATCGTTGCGGTCGGCCTGGGGGTTTTCCTGGGACGTGTCACGGGACCGTAATGGCCAGCGGCGGCCGGGCTCTCTAAACTTGCGGTCACAAACATCGAACCGTCCGCAACGCGTGCGTCGACGCTTCGAACCGGCGCCTGCCATCCCTCCGCCTCTCCGCCCCAGATTCCAAAGCGCCGATGACCGTCGTTTTCGAGCGTCCGTATGAGTTCGTCCCTCCCTTCCGAGGCACATTGTGGCCCTGGCTGATCCAGCGGCTGCGGTTGTACGATCGCTACCTGAAACGCAAAGAAGGCGTGGTCGACTACGAACTGCGCGGCACCGAGCACCTCAAACAGTCCCTCGATGCCAAACACGGCGTGCTGCTGGCGCCGAATCATTGCCGCTATGCCGATCCGCTGGTGATGGGTTGGCCGGCACGACAACTGGGCATCCATGTGCACGCCATGGCGTCCTGGCACCTGTTCAACGAAGGCCGTTTCGACCGCTTCGCGCTGCGACGGATGGGAGCGTTCAGCATCTTTCGCGAAGGCAACGATCGGCAATCACTCGAAGCCGCGATCGACATCCTGGTCGAAGGCCGACGCCCGTTGATCATCTTCCCCGAAGGCACCACCAACCGCACCAATGACCAATTGAAACCGCTGCTCGATGGAGTCGCCTTCATCGCCCGCACCGCCGCCAAACGACGGGCCAAACGTCACGCCGACCCGGCCCAATCCGCCGCAGCGGGCAGCGGACACGTCGTGGTCCACCCGGTCGCCATCAAATACCTGTGCCTGGAAAACATCGACCGCTGGGCGACGCAGCAATTGGACCAATTCGAACAGCGTCTCGGTTGGAAACTGATGCCCCGCCGCAGCATCCGAGAACGCACCGTCCAACTCGCCGAAGGCCTGTTGGCGCTCAAAGAAGTCCAGTACTTCGGCCATTGCAACGGCGGCGATTTATCCACACGGCGAGACAACTTGATCGAACATGTCCTCTCGTCCACCGAATCCCAAATGAAGCTGGACAAACCCTCCGAGGACACCCGCGAACGCGTCCGGCTGATTCGCTCCACCGCGTCTTCCCGCTATTTCGACAACGGTGCCGATCCGTCGACGGCGACCGAATTGAAACGCTACGTCCTCGCCGCCGACTTTGCCCAAGACCTCTCGTCCTATCCCGACAGCTACCTGATGCCCGACCAGGTCACCGACACCCGGATCGTCGAAACCATCCAGCGGATGCAAGAAACCGTCAACGGAAAAGCAGATCACACGATCCCCTTGAAGGCGGTCATCGAGTTCGCGCCGGCCATCGAAGTCGACACGCGACGGCCCCCCAAAGGCCGACGTGATCCGCTGATGCAATCAATCGAAGACGACCTCACCGCACGGCTCGCGAAACTCGCCACCGAAGCACGCAGCTTGCAGTCTTAGCTTGAACGGACCGTCCAGCTCGGGACGACCGGTTTTTCGAGTACGACGACGACCTGGAAAGGACGTCGTACAACGATCCGCTTTTCAAGTACGACGGCCCTTCCGGGCCGTCGTCCCCTGAACTCCCGACGACGACCTAGAAAGGACGTCGTACATCGGTCCGCTTCTCAAGTACGACGGCCCTTCCGGGCCGTCGTCCCCTGAACTCCCGACGACGACCTGGAAAGGACGTCGTACATCGGTCCGCTTCTCAAGTACGACGGCCCTTCCGGGCCGTCGTCCCCTGAACTCCCGACGACGACCTGGAAAGGACGTCGTACAACGATCCGCTTCTCGAGTACGACGGCCCTTCCGGGCCGTCGTCCAAAGGGCTCGCCCCGACGTCCTTTCAATGCTCCGAGAAAACGTCCCCCGAACCCTCGATCAACAACACGTGGCGATTGATCGGCACGTCGTCAAACGTTTCCCGATCACCGTTGGGCCATCGAACCGTCAACTGCTCGATGGCCCGATGATCGGCGATCCCGAAGTGCAATTGCGGCGCGTTGGAGCACATGTATCCATCACCGCCGGTCATCCACGACGAAAACGTCTCGCCCTGGCATTGAATCTCGACGATCGCCCCCACGGCATCGCGCTCGCTCGTTCGTCCGACCAACTGCACTTGCAACCAGTTCCCCGCGTTTGACTGGTTCAACAACAGCGCGACCGGTGCATCCAGGTGATTGGCCACCATGTCCACACGTCCGTCTCGATCCAGGTCACCCTGGGCCAACGTGCGCCCGAGTCGCTTGACGGCGAAATAAGACGCGTCATCGCTGACCTGTTCCGGCTCAAAGCGTTTCGGCGATCCGCGAAACAACTGCGGCTGCATTCGAAACGGAATGCCCTGCTGGCGATAGTCGTACAAATGACCGTTCAGCACCGCGAGATCCAACCAACCATCGTTGTCCAGATCCGCGGCCTGGCAACCAAACCCCAACACGCTGCGGCTGGGGACGTCCAAACCGCGTCGCATCGCATCATCGACAAACGCGCCCGAGCGACTTTGCAAAAATAGATTCACGGGTTCCTTGTAAAAATTCGTGATCGCAAGATCCAATCGCCCCGCGCGATCAAAGTCGCCCGAGGCGATTCCCATACAGGCCGCCGCCACCCCCGTCGCACCGACGGCCAAGCCGCTGATTCCCGCCATTTCGACCAACGGCGCACTCGTCGACAGGCCCCCGCGCCAATACTGATTCAAGTCGCCATCGTTGCCGACGAAGACCTCGTTTCCCGGCCGGCCGTCAAAGTCCGCGATGACCAGACCGAAACCGTAGCTGGGCCGAACCGCATCACCGACCAGCGAAGCCATCTGTCGGAACCGTCCCCGCGCGTCCGCCTTCCAAAATCGATCCGCCGCCGGACGAAAACTTTGTGGCACGCACGCGATGAGTTCCCCCTTGCACTTTCGCATGAACACCGCGGGGTCATCGACATAGTTCACCTCCACCAGATCGGGAATTTGGTCCCCGTCCAGATCGCCGACGCCGATGACGGACGTCCATTTTGATTCCGCCGGCAAATGCGTCGACGTGACATCGCGGAATGTTCCATCGCCCTGGTTGATCAACACTTGATTGCGACCGATGTTGGCAACCAACAGATCGACAAACCCGTCTTGATTGACATCGGCCGCGCACA
Encoded here:
- a CDS encoding serine/threonine protein kinase, with the translated sequence MSEPSPQKFLELVEKSRLVDPVKMKRLTEKVREHYDGGLPKDAQTLARLFVKNGLLTEWHNEKLLNGKYKGFFLGKYKLLGHIGTGGMSSVYLAEHTKLHDRRAIKVLPKKRVSDSSYLARFQLEAKAIASLNHPNIVLAYDIDNEGDVHYIVMEYVDGLDLQALVKRDGALDPSTAAEVIGQAARGLAHAHSKNVIHRDVKPANLLLDSSHTVRLLDMGLALMGAEEDESLTVANNENVLGTADYLAPEQALNSHTVDHRADIYGLGCTMYFLLTGQPPFNQGTLAQRIAMHQKEMPKPIREIRRNVPGELEGICVKMIQKDPKYRYQSATDVAEVLERFVAKVPRGQKVTIGLGELPDLDGDGSSSISLDDNDVRPNQGGDTLSNKNDDTLASSRSRLIRGEGLSANDSGKMINVKRSKIDFNDNSFLDLQVESGYGGATARQPPAEKPKSVIGKRQHYPERTDGRSSVHVGGESDVHKVDSRKPVKEKGVDKVLIAALLVAFFIVAVGLGVFLGRVTGP
- a CDS encoding transposase — translated: MGRPKRADEAGCVYHMLNRANRRDEIFHKEADYVAFEEILRQAVERSKIKLYSYCVMPNHWHLVVSPEVDGEMGRFGQWLCLTHTQRYHAHYESTGEGHLYQGRFKSFPVQCDEHFLTLCRYVERNALSGNLCQQADQWRWSSLWRWRHGSSNEKKLLSPWPIPRRPGWTEWVSMAFSEKEREQLHWCIKRGVPFGDETWVESTARRLDLESTMRPRGRPRKFPI
- a CDS encoding NAD(P)/FAD-dependent oxidoreductase gives rise to the protein MKTDVVVIGAGAIGLTLAYELARRGRTVTVIDRDRLVVEETDACSIGTPFRSATSWAAAGILPPANLDSATDPMDRLRGLSHQLFPEWVERLKAESGVDSQLARCGGWYLSDTAGETASMVGMVSYWRELSIECQERSLGELSSREPALASWADRESRARAWWVPDEYQICPPLFLQALIGACDRSGVTFLDRSRVVDLREDGSDVTVSVEGRHQPRRQVHAGQVVVCGGTWSGFMAERLKLATSLVPVRGQVLLLKTERPVLSSIINFGQRYFVPRRDGAVLVGSCEEEVGFQRGTTPAMLTEFREFAHRICPPLRKARELGAWSGLRPMTFDGFPICGKLPDSESIFVAAGHFRSGIHLSPGTATCLADVMAGDQPPIDLQSLGKGVRHLFG
- a CDS encoding TIGR04282 family arsenosugar biosynthesis glycosyltransferase, coding for MHRSSSRKLILGVMAKYWASGRVKTRLGAAIGMRHAADVHRAFCQHLATQLAAVAEERSFVITPRDRQADFAALLPSGWGIGFQADGDLGCRMKAWFKQATEPDVDRVLIGADCPLLDGAVVDRAGELLGEHDVVLGPAIDGGYYLIGLRGPWRDVYQGLMDEMPWSSDSVFDLTCRRAEQAGLRLATLPPMEDVDTIKELERLLIQLKACSGETRHPSLYRTVEQAVSQRGLA
- a CDS encoding lysophospholipid acyltransferase family protein, producing the protein MTVVFERPYEFVPPFRGTLWPWLIQRLRLYDRYLKRKEGVVDYELRGTEHLKQSLDAKHGVLLAPNHCRYADPLVMGWPARQLGIHVHAMASWHLFNEGRFDRFALRRMGAFSIFREGNDRQSLEAAIDILVEGRRPLIIFPEGTTNRTNDQLKPLLDGVAFIARTAAKRRAKRHADPAQSAAAGSGHVVVHPVAIKYLCLENIDRWATQQLDQFEQRLGWKLMPRRSIRERTVQLAEGLLALKEVQYFGHCNGGDLSTRRDNLIEHVLSSTESQMKLDKPSEDTRERVRLIRSTASSRYFDNGADPSTATELKRYVLAADFAQDLSSYPDSYLMPDQVTDTRIVETIQRMQETVNGKADHTIPLKAVIEFAPAIEVDTRRPPKGRRDPLMQSIEDDLTARLAKLATEARSLQS